A region of Mammaliicoccus sp. Dog046 DNA encodes the following proteins:
- a CDS encoding ROK family protein — MKLFGAIEAGGTKFVCAVGDEDLSVKERITIPTTEPSETMPQVIEFFKKYEVDSIGIGSFGPIDINKDSDTYGFITTTPKTAWKHFDLVGTIKQHFDIPVAFTTDVNTSLYGEFKKGIAKDNRSAVYYTIGTGIGGGAMIDGQFVQGLSHPEMGHTSVHIHPDDQQFDGNCPYHGTCLEGLASGPAIEKRAGKSAKDIPETAKDWDIVAYYIAQAAFNTTLMLSPEKIIFGGGVMHQTHLLEKVHQQFTLLNNDYIKLPPVDTYIVTPSLNDDQGIIGCLALARDEFNN; from the coding sequence GTGAAACTTTTTGGAGCTATAGAAGCGGGCGGAACAAAATTTGTGTGTGCAGTAGGTGATGAAGATTTATCAGTTAAGGAGCGTATAACGATACCAACAACTGAACCATCTGAGACGATGCCTCAAGTCATTGAATTTTTTAAGAAATATGAAGTTGATAGTATTGGGATTGGTTCATTTGGTCCTATAGATATAAATAAGGATTCAGATACATACGGCTTTATCACAACAACACCAAAGACTGCTTGGAAACATTTCGACCTTGTAGGTACAATTAAGCAACATTTTGATATTCCAGTAGCTTTTACAACTGATGTTAATACGTCGTTATATGGAGAATTTAAAAAAGGTATCGCTAAAGATAACCGTTCAGCAGTGTATTATACAATTGGAACTGGTATCGGTGGTGGCGCTATGATTGATGGACAATTTGTACAAGGATTGAGCCATCCTGAAATGGGACATACATCAGTACATATACATCCAGATGATCAACAATTTGATGGAAACTGTCCATATCATGGTACTTGCCTTGAAGGCTTGGCATCAGGACCAGCAATTGAAAAGAGAGCAGGCAAATCAGCGAAAGACATACCTGAAACAGCTAAAGATTGGGATATCGTTGCGTATTATATTGCGCAAGCAGCATTTAATACAACATTGATGTTATCGCCTGAAAAAATCATTTTTGGAGGCGGTGTGATGCATCAAACACATTTACTTGAAAAGGTACACCAACAATTTACGTTATTAAATAATGATTATATTAAATTACCACCTGTTGATACGTATATTGTTACACCGAGCTTGAATGATGACCAAGGGATTATTGGTTGTTTAGCACTC